The following are encoded in a window of Nitrospira sp. genomic DNA:
- a CDS encoding HNH endonuclease, whose amino-acid sequence MAVFVLDKQGKPLMPCSEKRARLLLSRGRARVHRVVPFVIRLVDRLQSESALQPVAIKLDPGSKTTGVAVVRIKEETDEDNSEIRNIACAISLMELVHRGKQISKSLTARRAFRRRRRSQHLRHRQARFDNRTKPEGWLPPSLQHRVDATVSLVKRLRRWAPATGIQQELVRFDTHAMQNPDIAGIEYQQGELAGYEVREYLLEAWSRQCAYCDAKEVPLEIEHIIAKSQGGTDRVSNLTLACRCCNHKKGALPIQQFVKDPARLARILAHAKAPLKDAAAVNAARWALFSALTDTGLPVACSSGGRTKYNRRRFNIPKTHALDALCVGDVDGVECKAMPTLSVQCAGRGSYQRTRLTKHGFPRSYLMRTKAVYGFQTGDLVKANVAAGKKMGCYVGRVAVRASGAFNIQTTDTVIQGVSWKYCRVIQRGDGYGYHFHNNVTGLLRKPAIRPLTEVRGVLAEDL is encoded by the coding sequence ATGGCTGTTTTCGTGCTGGACAAGCAAGGCAAGCCGCTGATGCCCTGTAGCGAGAAACGCGCGAGGCTGCTCTTATCGCGCGGCCGCGCGCGCGTACATCGTGTGGTTCCCTTTGTCATTCGATTGGTGGATCGCCTCCAGTCGGAAAGTGCATTGCAGCCGGTGGCAATCAAGCTTGATCCCGGCAGCAAAACAACAGGCGTTGCAGTTGTTCGCATCAAGGAAGAAACGGACGAAGACAACAGCGAGATTCGCAACATCGCCTGCGCCATTTCACTGATGGAATTGGTGCATCGCGGCAAGCAGATCAGCAAGTCGCTTACGGCGCGTCGCGCCTTCAGGCGCCGGCGCAGAAGCCAACACCTGCGGCATCGCCAAGCGCGCTTTGACAACCGAACCAAGCCGGAAGGATGGTTGCCGCCTTCGCTGCAACACCGTGTTGACGCCACCGTGTCTTTGGTGAAACGCCTGCGTCGCTGGGCGCCGGCAACCGGAATACAGCAAGAGCTGGTGCGCTTCGACACCCACGCCATGCAGAATCCCGACATTGCCGGCATCGAATATCAGCAAGGCGAACTGGCGGGTTACGAAGTGCGGGAATATCTCCTTGAAGCATGGAGCCGTCAATGCGCCTATTGCGACGCGAAAGAGGTTCCCTTGGAAATCGAGCATATCATTGCGAAAAGCCAGGGCGGAACCGACCGTGTTTCAAACCTGACCTTGGCTTGCCGGTGCTGCAATCATAAGAAAGGAGCCCTCCCCATTCAGCAGTTTGTGAAAGACCCTGCGCGCCTGGCGCGCATCCTCGCCCACGCCAAGGCGCCATTGAAAGACGCCGCTGCCGTCAATGCTGCGCGCTGGGCGCTGTTTTCTGCGCTCACGGACACGGGTTTGCCAGTCGCTTGCAGCAGCGGTGGACGCACTAAGTACAATCGCCGTCGCTTCAATATTCCCAAGACCCACGCGCTGGATGCGTTGTGCGTCGGCGATGTGGATGGCGTCGAATGCAAGGCCATGCCGACGCTTTCAGTCCAGTGTGCAGGACGCGGCAGTTATCAGCGCACTCGCTTGACCAAGCACGGGTTTCCTCGCAGCTATTTGATGCGCACGAAAGCTGTTTACGGCTTTCAAACCGGGGATCTGGTTAAAGCGAACGTGGCCGCTGGAAAGAAAATGGGCTGCTATGTCGGACGTGTTGCCGTACGTGCTTCCGGCGCTTTCAATATTCAGACGACTGATACTGTCATTCAGGGGGTTTCTTGGAAATATTGCCGCGTCATCCAGCGCGGCGATGGTTATGGCTATCACTTTCACAACAACGTGACGGGCTTGCTTCGCAAGCCCGCAATTCGTCCCCTGACTGAAGTCAGGGGTGTCCTTGCGGAGGATCTATGA
- a CDS encoding ParB N-terminal domain-containing protein, which produces MQNTEPVVIRLPLSRLSANTKYEHYSRPLNPAEARDLRASIAAVGCILQPLIVEFVQAKASYDVIDGYNRWKNAIALGFMDVPCTQIFTEQQRIEALTANATRRQLTDEERTALLAKGRMAFTDAAKKLIDPLRALYQNGDLSRILGPANVLALLNSSTQKQEEVYAKIQAAFGTPLPSSGETTTLHQRIQDLSNQVASSERTKEQLEADLNAVTQDKATLQAQLDQMGHDIDELADKKAGQHKVALENQVRKLTDQMTTLRTEHQTACRNAKVLEEQLRSAEAEKKAAQIYAREAERKVQHANQRLANPHIIISNFEAISRMIEAIKAQIVAAKPLAPEDEKLIQDQIEQASTLLADLDNTLHSAAGELIPFNRHLKPRGSKQSGTKAQEA; this is translated from the coding sequence ATGCAGAACACAGAACCCGTTGTCATCCGCCTTCCGCTTAGTCGGCTCTCAGCGAATACGAAATATGAGCACTACAGTCGACCACTAAACCCCGCCGAAGCCCGGGATCTCCGTGCGAGCATTGCGGCCGTTGGCTGTATCTTACAGCCCTTGATCGTCGAATTCGTTCAAGCCAAAGCCTCCTATGACGTGATTGACGGGTACAATCGATGGAAGAATGCCATCGCACTCGGCTTTATGGATGTGCCCTGCACACAAATCTTTACCGAACAACAGCGGATCGAAGCGCTCACCGCCAATGCCACCAGGCGACAACTGACAGACGAAGAGCGGACCGCGCTTTTGGCGAAAGGCCGCATGGCTTTCACTGACGCCGCCAAGAAACTTATCGATCCGTTACGGGCGCTCTACCAAAACGGTGACTTATCACGGATCCTCGGCCCAGCCAATGTGTTGGCCTTGTTAAATTCCTCAACCCAAAAGCAAGAAGAAGTCTACGCCAAAATCCAAGCGGCATTCGGTACACCTCTGCCGTCATCGGGCGAGACCACCACACTCCATCAACGCATTCAGGATCTTTCGAATCAAGTAGCCTCTAGTGAGCGCACAAAAGAACAACTCGAAGCCGATCTCAATGCAGTGACACAAGACAAAGCGACCCTCCAAGCACAGCTCGACCAGATGGGGCACGACATCGATGAATTAGCGGATAAGAAGGCTGGCCAGCATAAAGTTGCCCTGGAGAACCAAGTCAGAAAACTGACCGATCAGATGACAACGCTCCGTACCGAGCACCAAACAGCCTGTCGAAACGCCAAGGTACTGGAGGAACAGCTTAGATCGGCAGAAGCGGAAAAGAAGGCCGCGCAGATCTATGCGCGCGAGGCAGAACGGAAAGTCCAACATGCCAATCAACGGTTGGCAAACCCCCACATCATCATCAGTAACTTCGAGGCCATCAGCCGAATGATTGAGGCCATCAAAGCACAAATCGTCGCTGCCAAACCGCTTGCGCCTGAGGACGAGAAACTCATCCAGGACCAAATCGAACAAGCCAGTACCCTACTCGCCGATCTCGACAACACCTTGCATTCCGCGGCCGGCGAACTGATACCCTTCAACCGACATCTCAAGCCACGCGGATCAAAACAATCTGGCACCAAAGCGCAAGAGGCGTAA
- the tnpB gene encoding IS200/IS605 family element transposase accessory protein TnpB, whose protein sequence is MQQLQAYTFELRPTGAQQRLMRRFAGSCRVVFNEALNLQKARYERGEKKLGYAGLCKELTAWRNGAALPSGRSAPWLSEGPVHTQQQALKDLERAYSNFFAKQADFPRFKKKGQSDSFRYPDPKQIRLDQANSRICLPKLGWLRYRNSRNVLGELRNVTVSLSGGKWYVSIQTEREVEPPVPNGGAVGIDLGIARFATLSDGTFYTPKNSFKRHETALRKAQQAMSRKSKFSNNWKKAKARIQRIHTRIGNARRDYLHKTSTAISNNHAMVCIEDLRVKNMSKSAAGTTERPGRNVRAKSGLNKSILDQGWGEFRRQLEYKLAWNGGHLIAVPPQHTSLTCPACGHVSADNRQSQARFACVECGFKEHADLVGAINIISRRMRLLRDEGQDTADASAGRETAARIACEVSGAVRPPAAGPHRSDSGAAQCAA, encoded by the coding sequence ATGCAGCAATTGCAAGCCTATACATTTGAGCTCCGTCCGACCGGCGCACAGCAGCGGCTCATGCGCCGCTTCGCCGGCTCGTGCCGGGTCGTGTTCAACGAGGCGCTGAACTTGCAGAAGGCGCGTTACGAGCGTGGCGAGAAGAAGCTCGGCTACGCCGGGCTGTGCAAGGAACTCACGGCATGGCGCAACGGCGCTGCATTGCCTTCGGGGCGCAGCGCACCGTGGCTGTCCGAGGGACCGGTACACACGCAGCAACAGGCGCTCAAAGACCTGGAGCGCGCCTATTCCAACTTTTTCGCCAAGCAGGCCGACTTCCCGCGCTTCAAGAAGAAGGGCCAGTCCGACAGCTTCCGCTATCCCGACCCCAAGCAAATCCGGCTCGATCAAGCCAACAGCCGCATCTGCCTGCCCAAGCTCGGCTGGCTGAGATACCGCAACAGTCGGAATGTATTGGGTGAACTGCGCAATGTCACCGTCAGCCTGTCGGGCGGCAAGTGGTATGTGAGTATCCAGACCGAGCGCGAGGTCGAACCGCCCGTCCCCAACGGCGGCGCGGTCGGCATCGATCTGGGCATCGCTCGGTTCGCCACGCTCTCGGATGGGACGTTCTACACGCCGAAGAACAGCTTCAAGCGGCATGAGACTGCGTTGCGCAAAGCACAGCAGGCGATGAGCCGCAAGTCCAAGTTCAGCAACAACTGGAAGAAGGCCAAAGCCAGAATCCAGCGCATCCATACCCGGATCGGCAACGCCCGGCGCGACTATCTGCACAAGACCTCGACCGCGATCAGCAACAACCACGCGATGGTGTGTATCGAGGATTTGCGGGTGAAGAACATGTCCAAGTCGGCGGCAGGCACAACCGAGCGACCGGGCAGAAACGTTCGGGCCAAGTCCGGCCTGAACAAGTCCATCCTCGATCAAGGCTGGGGCGAGTTTCGCCGCCAACTGGAGTACAAGTTGGCATGGAACGGCGGCCACCTCATCGCCGTGCCGCCACAGCACACCAGTCTGACCTGTCCCGCTTGTGGGCATGTCTCGGCGGACAACCGGCAAAGCCAAGCCCGGTTCGCGTGCGTGGAATGCGGTTTCAAGGAACACGCCGATCTGGTCGGCGCGATCAACATCATCTCTCGCAGGATGCGACTATTGCGAGACGAAGGGCAGGACACGGCGGACGCTTCCGCCGGGCGGGAAACCGCAGCCCGGATCGCCTGTGAAGTGAGCGGTGCAGTCAGGCCGCCAGCAGCAGGACCCCACCGAAGCGACTCAGGGGCGGCTCAATGCGCCGCCTGA